The following proteins come from a genomic window of Lolium rigidum isolate FL_2022 chromosome 5, APGP_CSIRO_Lrig_0.1, whole genome shotgun sequence:
- the LOC124651743 gene encoding transcription factor MYB36-like — protein sequence MGRAPCCDKASVKKGPWAAEEDAVLRAYIAAHGTGENWIALPRKIGLNRCGKSCRLRWLNYLRPNIRHGGFTDDEDRLICSLYASIGSRWSTIAAQLPGRTDNDVKNYWNTKLKRRLLGGGRRGIRYALPQPRLILASPAGYGAASSSALERMQLSVQRRHGIPQESNPGSFTFYGNLAAPPWPAQQSLLSPAATSYAGIGTARFWSHIQTSPYTGRVSVEDQGAVWGSGSTTPLSTSTTGEAAAGIDSSSSTPTASSVTFGGDMEDELDMLLRQISGFEEGNSQLVGGGAAAGGSAGSWSSCSTPGVDSVLQEYVQQGFGQ from the exons ATGGGGCGGGCGCCGTGCTGCGACAAGGCGAGCGTGAAGAAGGGGCcgtgggcggcggaggaggacgccgtGCTCAGGGCCTACATCGCCGCGCACGGTACCGGCGAAAACTGGATCGCGCTCCCTCGCAAGATCG GCCTGAACAGGTGCGGCAAGAGCTGCCGGCTGCGGTGGCTCAACTACCTCCGGCCCAACATCCGGCACGGCGGATtcaccgacgacgaggaccgGCTCATATGCAGCCTCTACGCCAGCATCGGGAGCAG GTGGTCGACCATCGCCGCGCAGCTGCCGGGGAGGACGGACAACGACGTCAAGAACTACTGGAACACCAAGCTCAAGCGGCGATTGCTCGGTGGCGGCCGCCGGGGGATCAGGTACGCGCTGCCGCAGCCACGCCTCATCCTCGCCAGCCCGGCCGGCTACGGcgccgcgtcgtcatcggcgctCGAGAGGATGCAGCTAAGCGTGCAGCGGCGCCACGGCATCCCACAGGAATCTAACCCCGGCTCGTTCACCTTCTACGGCAACCTCGCCGCACCACCGTGGCCGGCCCAGCAATCTCTTCTTTCTCCTGCTGCCACCAGCTACGCAGGGATCGGTACAGCTAGGTTCTGGTCGCATATCCAAACCAGTCCCTACACGGGCCGCGTTAGCGTGGAAGACCAGGGAGCCGTCTGGggcagcggcagcaccacaccgctCTCCACGAGCACCACCGGCGAGGCGGCAGCGGGCATCGACAGCTCGAGCTCCACACCGACGGCGAGCTCCGTGACCTTTGGCGGCGACATGGAGGATGAGCTCGACATGCTGCTCCGGCAGATCAGCGGCTTCGAGGAGGGCAACAGCCAACTGGTCGGCGgcggagcggcagcgggcggcagcgcTGGTTCTTGGAGCTCCTGTTCTACTCCCGGAGTAGACTCGGTGCTCCAGGAGTATGTACAACAAGGGTTCGGGCAGTAG